TTAATGATTACTGCTGAAAAACCACCACCAATGCCCACAACAATACTGAGCATGATAATAAAGGTTCCCGGTTTTATATGAGTTAGCCTCCATTTATGAAATCGGGCCAATGGGGTATTCAAGTACGACATGCTTTTATCTTCCTCTATATTTTCCTTTTCTGAAAGCGCCATAAAATTAAGAAAAAACGTATACGTTCAACATTTCAATAGAATCCACACAACCGACTGACAATCACACCGGCGGATGAAAACTATCTGGAAACCTGAACCTTTCGACTTCCTTTTTCCGTTTTCAAACAGCCTTATTCAGATCCAATTTGGACAGATCAAGTTACGAAAACAAAAACTTTCATACCCAAAAAACGTTCGTATGGATTTACCGCTCACATTCTTTTTAAAACGTGTGGAGCATAACATTTAAAGGTGGCAGGATTAGACTATCTTTGCCATTTAAAGGCAACTGAATTATGGCAAAAAACAGAATATCAGAACTCTTTCAAATTGATTATCCCATCATACAGGCCGGAATGGTCTGGTGTTCCGGCTGGCGATTGGCCACAGCCGTCAGCAATCATGGCGGCCTCGGCATTATCGGAGCCGGCTCCATGCATCCCGAGACATTGGAAGAACATATCCGGAAAGCCCAAAAAGCGACGACAAAACCTTTCGCCGTGAATGTTCCTCTGCTTTATCCGGAAATGGATAAAGTCATGGACATTCTCGTTCGTGAAAACGTGAAAATTGTATTTACCTCGGCGGGAAACCCCAAAAAATGGACTCCCTTCCTGAAAGAACATGGCATGACGGTCGTTCATGTCGTGTCGTCGTCCAAATTTGCGCGCAAAGCGGAAGAAGCCGGGGTGGATGCAGTAGTTGCCGAAGGTTTCGAAGCCGGCGGTCACAACGGTCGCGATGAGACCACCACGCTGACGCTCATTCCGGCCGTGCGGCGGGCAACTCAACTTCCGTTGATTGCGGCCGGTGGAATTGGGACCGGCCCCGCCATGGTGGCTGCTATGGCGCTGGGTGCCGAGGGCGTTCAAATCGGTTCTCGTTTCGCTGTAGCGGAAGAATCTTCGGCCCATCAAATGTTTAAACAACGCGTGGTCGATGCTGTTGAAGGAGACACAAAGCTGATGCTGAAAAAGCTGGCACCGGTTCGGATGATGAAAAATCACTTCTTCGAGTTGGTTTCCGAGGCCGAAGAACGCTGCGACGATGCAGACGCGTTACGGGCGCTTCTGGGAAAAGGACGTTCCAAGAAGGGAATTTTCGAAGGTGATATGGAAGAGGGCGAGTTGGAAATTGGCCAGGTGTCTTCCATCATCGACAAGATTGAGCCGGTTTCGGCCATCATGGAAGAACTGATAACGGATTACCGGGAAACACTTTCCATGCTTCAGCAACATTCACCATTTTAAAATCCGAATATGATTTCATTCGAAAAACATACTCTCTCCAACGGCCTGAAGGTCATTGTTCACCAGGATAAGGTGACGCCGTTTGTTGCTGTGAACGTGGCCTACAATGTGGGCTCGAAACACGAATATCCCAACCGCACCGGTTTTGCGCACCTGTTCGAACACCTCACTTTCGGCGGAAGCCGGCACGTCCCCGATTTCGACACGCCGGTTCAGCAGGCCGGAGGCTCGAACAACGCTTTTACCACCGTCGACCTCACGAATTATTACATTACTCTCCCGGCACAAAACATCGAAACAGCGATGTGGATTGAGGCTGACCGGATGTTGGGCCCGGCTTTCAACGAGACCATTTTAAACCGGGAGAAGAAGGTAGTGATTGAAGAGTTCAACCAGCGTTATCTCAACCAGCCTTACGGCGATGTGTGGCATTTGATGCGCGACCTGGCTTACAAGGTCCATCCTTACCGTTGGCCCACCATTGGCAGCACACCCGACCATGTGGCCCAGGCTACACTGGAGGAAGTGAAGCAGTTCTTCTTCAACCACTATGCGCCCAATAATGCGGTGTTGGTATTGTCCGGCAACATTGAACCCGACAACGCTTTCGGGTTGGCCGAAAAGTGGTTCAGCGAAATTCCTTCGCGGGAATTAAAAAATCCTCCGCGGGAAGAAGAGCCGGCACAAACCGAAAACAGGGAGCTGACCGTGGAGCGGGACGTGCCGATGGATGCATTCTACATTGGTTACCACATGGGCTCGCGCCAGGCGGAAGACTTCTTTGCGGCCGATTTGCTTTCAGATATTCTCTCCAACGGAAAATCGTCACGTTTTCAGCAGAAGCTGGTGAAAGAGAAAAAGCTCTTCAACGAACTGGACGCTTTCCTTTCGGGAGAAAACGACCCCGGTCTTTTCACGATAGTGGGAAGAGTGAATCCGGGAATCGGTTTTGACGACGCGAAAAAAGCGGTGTTGGAAGAAATTCAGAAAACCGTACAGGAAAAACCGCTCG
This Prolixibacter sp. NT017 DNA region includes the following protein-coding sequences:
- a CDS encoding nitronate monooxygenase family protein, with the protein product MAKNRISELFQIDYPIIQAGMVWCSGWRLATAVSNHGGLGIIGAGSMHPETLEEHIRKAQKATTKPFAVNVPLLYPEMDKVMDILVRENVKIVFTSAGNPKKWTPFLKEHGMTVVHVVSSSKFARKAEEAGVDAVVAEGFEAGGHNGRDETTTLTLIPAVRRATQLPLIAAGGIGTGPAMVAAMALGAEGVQIGSRFAVAEESSAHQMFKQRVVDAVEGDTKLMLKKLAPVRMMKNHFFELVSEAEERCDDADALRALLGKGRSKKGIFEGDMEEGELEIGQVSSIIDKIEPVSAIMEELITDYRETLSMLQQHSPF
- a CDS encoding pitrilysin family protein, translating into MISFEKHTLSNGLKVIVHQDKVTPFVAVNVAYNVGSKHEYPNRTGFAHLFEHLTFGGSRHVPDFDTPVQQAGGSNNAFTTVDLTNYYITLPAQNIETAMWIEADRMLGPAFNETILNREKKVVIEEFNQRYLNQPYGDVWHLMRDLAYKVHPYRWPTIGSTPDHVAQATLEEVKQFFFNHYAPNNAVLVLSGNIEPDNAFGLAEKWFSEIPSRELKNPPREEEPAQTENRELTVERDVPMDAFYIGYHMGSRQAEDFFAADLLSDILSNGKSSRFQQKLVKEKKLFNELDAFLSGENDPGLFTIVGRVNPGIGFDDAKKAVLEEIQKTVQEKPLDYELEKVKNKVEAHMLYHEIGYLDNAMQLANYELLGDADQINEQVEHYRKVTPDDIQRVAERIFREGNMNTLNYLSKKEGK